The following DNA comes from Hordeum vulgare subsp. vulgare chromosome 3H, MorexV3_pseudomolecules_assembly, whole genome shotgun sequence.
TCACAGAAGAGTATTAGGGAGTGAAGGCATATTTACCTTGCTTGATGAAACATCCCTATCTTCACGCTTTCTATCCCGGAGATCTTCCTCTCTTCTGTGCTTTCCATCATTCCGCGGCAGCGAAGCATTCTCCTCCACGTGCCACCTTTCTTTCTCAtcatgcctgggagacaaccgctGAGTATGCCTGGTGCTTCCACCCCTTTGGTCACTATCTTCATCTCTTCGGTTAGCAGCGACTGATTGGGGTACAAAACTAGTTGGaagaggtggaggtggtggcaaGCTTTGCCCTCGGAACCGTTCATCAGAAGTATGTGCCTGGTCTATGGAGGGTTCAGCATGCTTAACTTTGCTTCTCTCCTTAGTCCTGTCTTCTCTTCCTTTTTCAGGAACCCTGTCCGTCCCTCTGTATTGCATCCTTTCAATAGAATGTTCTCTCCTTTCCAATAATCTGTCTGTTGGTCTCTCAACCACGTCTTCTCCACGGCGCCTATCAGTCCGATCTGTTTTCTCTCTATGATCTCTGTCGTATTTTTCATTGACCCTTTCTTTTAATTTATCTGTCCGAATTAGGTTTTgttcctcattattacctctctcATGATCCACAGAGTGGAATTTATCTACTGATTGCAAGTCCATCTTTTTCTCTTTGTCCGTATGATGTTCTGTTAAGTCATCATTCCGCCCTTCAATTTCTCCTTTCCTTCGTTTACCTGTCCTCTCTTGTTGTTCAACGGGAACAGATCTTTTTTGCTGTTTCACGGTAGAATCAACCAAGTCAGTTGATTCACCTTCACCGATGGAATTAGCTGTTGCATCACTATGTGCAGCCAACACCGTTGATCTTTGGGAGGATGCCGGTACCTTCTGTGGCGCGGGATGTACATTACCGTTGGTGCCAACCAACAAACTAGTGGGATTAGTATCCAGCCCACCATCAGCTGGCTGAGACAATACTTCTCTGCCAGCAGGAATAGTAGAGGCTTCTTGATTAAGAACCCTGCTGGCAGGTTTCCCAGGTTTTGCATCTTCCTTCATCAAATCATGCTTAGAAACCTTTGCAGCATTGTGTGCATCACGCTTTTGTGGTGCTCTTGTCTGTTGTCACAGAAACTATTAGAAACAATGCAAAGTTGCAAACTATCTAGCACAAAATTGTTCACTGGTCACTGCTATGCACCATGAAATAATTAAGGACTACAAACTGAAGACTTGGATTGTGTTCTAACAAGAAACACCTGAATCCGTTGTgtcgaaagaaagaaagaaggaaaaaaaagaggcgttaatttaaaaagaaaacaaaaaatttacacGTGGAAATACACTTATCTACTTGCAAATATTTGTGAAGTACATTTATTTGTCGTCTGGAGAAAAAAAGACAAGGATGAAAGATTAAGATAGACGTTATTTTTTAACCAAAAATGCTAATTTTTGCACAAAGATGTACAGGTGCACATACTATTGCCATATGCAACCTTTTAGGAAATAAGATAAATTAAAACGAGCTATTGTTACTTTTCACATGATAAACTGAGAGGTACCTCAGATTCTGCATCCGGCTTCAAAACTTTAACTCCCTCATCAGACAAAAGTTTTAGAGGTTCATCTGCACCGCGTGCAGGCCCTGAAACTTTTCGTGCAGAGGAAGATGGCATTTGACTATCAGATCCATTTGCAGTCGAGGCATTCTTCTTATGTTGAGCATCAGGCCTCATTGCATTTTCTGACCTTTCATGCCTACCTTCTGTAGACTTTGCACGAATGCTGCGATCTTTTGCCGTTAAGGGATCTGCAGACTGATTTCCTGTAGGAAATCCAAGGAACAGTTATGCTCCAGCGAATCATAGTGGTCCAACAAAAAATAAGGCCTTCTGTATCTTTCATTTACCAGGAATAGGTTTGCCAGGCACTGGCTTCGGATCAAGGTGACCCATACCAAACTCTTCTTCAGATAGCCATGAACTCTGCATAATAATTGGGCATTCCACACATACATCTCATAATCATACACAGGTGGTTGTCTCCTGATAGGGAGGAAAAAAGGCACCAGTGAAGATGTAACACTTACCTTGCGAGCTGCCAGAGCAGCAGCTACACCAGTGGCCAGTACTTTCAGATCTTCCCTCGCATCCGCCTTTAGCTTCGCAACCTGGTAGAcatatatgtgagtaatagcccaACAGCAATATCACAAATGGTGACTACTGATGTACTTACCCTTTTCTCAATGTTGATACCGCTTTTTCGAATCACAGGAAAAATACTAGTTATCTTTGTGAGCACAATAAGTGCGTTTCTGATTTCCATGTATTCTTTTGATTCCATACATTGATTAAGCACCTTGGTAATTCTTGTACTCCACTTATAATGAACCTTTCAAAAGCACAGAAAATAGATGTTAAAAACACATGTGAAGAATATAGCAGGACAACATAATTTTTTGGATACTAGAATTCACATGTCTTTTTTGTTAATTCAGGTGACGTGAACAAAATCTACCGAAAAAGCAGCAAATGACAATAACAAATGGGGCCTACTTACTAAGAATGAGCTTTCCTTCGCAAAAATGTGGCAAAATAACTCATTCTCAGCAAGCAGAGTACAAATATTTTATGCCTCATGTCCTCTTTCTGTGGAATTAAGGTGAAGTATCAATAACTTGGAACTAGCATGCCAACACAAAATGTGCCGTTGTGTGGGGCATTGGAGACACCAGATTTAGATGAATGAGTCTGGGTTCCTCTTAACATAGTTTGCGAATTTGTAAACTAGTTCATTTGCAAAACTGTAATTCCCttaaactagtccatcaaaatctGGTGTGCCAACAGCTCACACTAAAGAGTTAGAGTTGGCACCTAAACATGGTTTTGTGTATtagtattcttcacatgattaacTTCTGAACAGAGATAGAACGGAACTTACTGTTTTTATGCACATCTATGGGGCCTCTGTTGGCAAACAATACTAGTGCAAAAGATTTATGTTTGAAGTAATTTTAGAAGGTGACATTACACATAAACTACATAACAGACTTATTTTCTGTGCTGATTCCATGCCTAAAAGAAGTTTACTTGTGCACAAGATTGTGCTTTCATACTACAGATCACCCCTAGGAACTCCTATGAATTGTcgacttagagcatctccagccgcgcCCCCAACAGGCCCTCCCCAGGCCATTTTTTTCCGCCGGCGACGGAAAAAACGGTCCAGTCGCACCCCCAGGAGCTGGTTTTTCGCCGGTTAGGGCCGAATTTGGCCCCGGCGGTCCCAGCGCGCTGGGGGGCGCCAGGGGACGCCGGCGGAAGAAAAAACGCCGCGTCGGCCCCCCCGTCAGGCAAAAAAAGACTTTTTCTTCTCCGGATCCGCCCCTCGCGCGCCACACCTTTTCGCCACCGTGCCGATTCCGACGCCGCACACCTGCCTGCTGCCGCTACAAAGGCCATCTCCCAATCGACGGGTGTAGGGTTCGCCGCGGCTTCGCCCCCTCCCCCGCCCCTGCTTCTTGGCAAGCTTTCCCAGCGCACCAGGCACGTACGCAGCTGCGCGCCCCGCCACGCCCGCCAGGTGTTCGGCGATTTGCCTGGCCGATGGACTCCGATGACAAGGAGGCGCTCGCGGCGCTACGGGAGGAGGAAGCCGATGGCGACGTCCAGGACGAAGAGCATCTCATGGTCCTCGCCGGTCTGGCTGGCCTGTTCGCGAGCAATGCAAAGCCGCGGCGAGGTGGCTCGGCGTCGGGCCGACTGAAGGCAAAGCAAAGGCATCGACTAGAAGGCTATTGCTTGCTCTACGCCGACTACTTCGCTGACGCTCCTCTGCACGGCGATAAAGTATTCCGGCGCCGTTATCGTATGAGCCGGAAGCTCTTCCTCAGGATTGTGTGAATTCCATCAGGGAATTCGACAGCTACTTCAAGTGCAAAAAGGATTGCACCAGCACACTTGGATTCACCTCGCTCCAGAAGTGCACGACAACTATGAGGATGCTTGCGTACGGAGCTCCCGGTGATATTTTGAAAGATTGTGGACACATAGCCGAGTCCACCACCATTGAGTGTTTCTACAAGTTCTGCATGGCAGTGGTGGCAGTTTTTGGACCTCAATATCTGCGATCACCCAATGTTGAAGACACTGCTCGGATCCTAGCACAGAATACAGAAAGAGGATTTCCTGGGATGCTTGGAAGTATCGACTGCATGCATTGAAAATGGAAAaactgtccatttgcttggcaAGGGATGTACAAAGGCGCCAAAGGAGGTTGCAGTTGTTagaaagtattagtattagtctaggagtccttattagtctattagtattagtctaggagtccttattagtctatgtttactttccttgcacctcaagtcatgtgtaatatatatatgccccttgggccttcaatacagataagttgctttcctaacagcaGTGTGGTACTTAAGGCATTGGCCACACATGATCTCTGGATATGGCACTCCTTTGGTATGCCAGgaactcacaatgacatcaacgtactgcagtgctcgaatgtctttgcgaagcttgttgaaggtcatgctcCTCCAGTTAACTACGAGGTCAATGGGCAccactacaacaagggatactacctagcagatggcatctatccgagatggtccacatttgtgaagactatctcaaatCCTGCACCTGGAGGCAAGCACTCCTATTTTGCCAAGCGTCAAGAAGCTtgcaggaaggatgtcgagcgggcatttggtgtgcttcaatctCGTTTTGCTGTTGTCCGGTACCCCGCTCAGACCTGGTCGAATGATCAAATGTGGGAAGTCATGACTTGTTGTGTTgtcttgcacaacatgatcattgagagcgaGCAGGACGAGCCAATATTTGACACTGAACCATATTACAGGCAAGGTCCTCTTGCCCAAGTTGATCACCAGCTACCGGCAACCACCAGCTACAGGCAACCTGGACTGCCTTCCTCATCATGCGTCAGGAGATTCGAGACCCACAAGTGCATCAACAACTGCAGCACGATTTGGTGGAGCATCTATGGAGGCTCAAGGGCAACGCCTAGCTCGATTTTTTATTTGTATTGACTTGTTAAACTATTTTTTGTTTTGTATTGACTTGCTAAACTAccttttgatttgtattgatttctATGATGAACCATGTGATAAAAAAAACTATTGTTGTTCAATTTGCGCCGAAGTATGCCGAATATGGGTCAATTTTGCGCCCGAAAGTGGCGGCTGGGGGGCGCCCTTGGGTGGGCGTCTGGGagcccgagccccccccccccccccaacgccTTTTTTGCGCCGGCACACCCCCAGGCGGCGCTATTTCAGGCCCTTGGGGGGCcgaacggctggagatgctcttagtcctAAATTTTAGAAATAGCGatcaaagcaaaaaaaaaaaaaaaaaacacagGCTACCTATGTTTTGACCGCTATTTCTAAAATTTGAGGTCTAAGCTGCActtaaggaaatgataagcatacAGAACTTAATTATGCGACACATAACTTCAAGGAGTGTGTAAAGCATACTTTAACGAACTGAGCATAAGGTACACGCTGACTGTTTGGAAATCTGAAGTATAAAGCAAATCCTGGCTTATTTCCAcattcacgctcatatattgcttcCTCACTCTGCAAAAAATTGTATATGCAAACTCAGAAGCATTAAAACAATGTAATAACCATCAGGAAAGTTGTGATGAAAAGTGTCTAGCACATGAATCAAGAAACTACCTTCCAATAGTAGGCCATCTTCAGTGTCTCATTAAGAAACCGTCCAAGCCTGCCAGCTTCATATTCTGTACAACAACAGATCATTGGCTGTAGTGTCTTGCAGATGAAAACATCTATATGATTCACCGTGTTAAAAAATGGAGTCCCAAGTGAATGAATCGTCTGGACAAATGTAGCACAATACACAGCATCCTGCATGCTAAAAACGCAACGTGGATATATACAATGCTGGAGAAATTCCATGTTGATCTTCAGTGCGTCCGGACTGGAACTCAGCCATTTATCCTTTTCACGGGCTAGCCTTTGGAGAACTGATGCAACATGTTGTTGATGCTTGTCAGATTCGTTGTTCAATTTGTCAACTAAATCTTGGActctctccttgtccttcttacgTCGTGATATTGCAATGCTAGAGTTATCTGAGTTATCTTCGAGTTGCTTGAGATTGTCATGCAACTTCTTGATTTCTGCATCATAACGATCTTTTGGGAAATGGAGATCATAGAGTGTTAAACCCCAGAAAGTAGCATATAATTCAGGTGAAAGACCGTTCCAGGCTTTTGTTGGCAAAATTGTTCGGATTGTGTTAAGAAGATCTGACCACCTGTTAAAAAAAGAATACAGACAATTGCACATGAATCAAACCTAAAATATCATGGAGATGTCAATGAAGTTCCAATATCATTTAGAAACAGAAATTTTGAACCACAGTTAAACGAGGCTTAAACAGTTTAATTATAAATTTCTGAATGCAGCCATTATCAAAGGTATTAGTTGCTAGCTACCCTACCAGCTTCCAAGGACACAAGATCTTTGCTGATCTTCTAGTGGCAAACAAGGAGAGGATCAAATTTCTCATTGTTGTAACCAGATGATCTGACGGTGCATATTTTCTCTCACCTTCCTTTGCAATTTACTTTTCAATTTATTTCAACATgaatcaaaagataaaagtgGAATAACCAAGACGTGATAATCCCAAGGCAGATTTCCAGCTCGCGGAAACATTTGTACCATTTTTTaagaacaaaaaacaaaaagTGTGTTTTGAAGTTCTGATAAAAATCAAAAAGAAATCAGACTACGTCATATGAAAAAATATGTCTGTTTGTTGTCTGCACAAAAAAGATGAGGGTGGGGGCTAAACTAGCTACTATTTGTAACCCCCCTTTTTTTGCAATGAACAACGCGTATGTTTGCACGAAAATCTGCAAGTGTGTGTTGCCATATTTACACATGATTTATGTTTCCAGGATAATTTGCAATGTGGATTTCGTTAGACAGGTGTAGGTGAGCCCAGGAGCCCAGGCTCAACTAGGAGTTGCCGGTGATGACCCATACCACTGAATAGTTGATTGGGAGACTTATGGCAGATGTTCATAGAAGACTTACATGATTAACTTCTGGGATGAATCACCATGCAAGATCATATCATCACATGATACAGACTCCCCTTCTTCATTGCCATCCAGAGGCCAACAGGCTTCACCACTACTAGCGCTTTTGAAAAGTCTCATTACAGGACGGTATATAAGAAAAGCAACCTAGAATGAAGTAAAATTGCTAAGATGTTAACTCACTGAGGCATGATTACACAATGAAATCCCCCACACATTAAAAAAAATAGTGTGCAAGGTATGAGTGTATTACGTCTGGCTCGATATGATATTTATAAACCAGATCTTCCAACGGAGGTACTAGTTGAACATATGTTGATGGAGTTACAGCACTTGAAAGAAACTCGGCATACTGAAGTAGTATTCCATGGCATCTATCAAACTGCTCGCTGACCATCTTGATATATGTGGCATCTGCATTTATTATAATCCTGAGAATAATGCCAACATTATCAACTTTAATAGACGTGCAAATGTAAAAAACTGAATATCACAGGCTTCTAAGATAAAACATGAGCCCCAAAATGCAGATAATAAGGCTTTAGCTAATGCTTCTGAGTATTTGCTTTGGCATATATTATGTAAATAAATAAATGCAGAATTCCAGAAATATAGTCAAGAATTTCATTCATTAGGATACATCTATGCTAACCGTCAGTGTGCCATCTATATTACAAATATCATATTACATAACTACAGTAAGACTAAAGTCCACTAAGCAGAGGGAGCAGGCCAAAATtaggaccggggggggggggggggggggggagcgagAGGATTTTGCCAGTTCAGACAAAATCTTACTTGGATCTGTGCTGGGCAATAAGCAGTAGTAGGGGAATTGCAAGTTTAGGTTCATCTTTTGGCAGCAGAGAATCCCGCAGCTTGTTAGTAGACTTATTCAGGACCTACAAAAGAATGATTTGGTAAAACTGTTTTTTGAACTTACCAGGAAATAAAGAAAAGAGGCTTGGTGGTTCCTCATAAAACCTTATAGTTCCGTGTTGAGCCAAACAGTGAAGATTGAAGCCGCAATGTTTCGCTCCCTGCcataccatcaacctgttcatcAGTCATGTTCTCAGTGTACTGTACATTTGCCATTTGCTGAATGAGTTCCTGCATGTTACATAATTTTAAACTTCAGATTCATACaaaaccaaggtagcaagaaagtTTCGACATAGCCAACAAACCTCAAGTACAACAAGCTCAGTGCCCAATCCTTTCTTCAGTTGATTAACTATGTATTGGAAAAGGCATTTTAGCTCCATGGAAAAATGCTTCTTGCATCTGTTAAAATTTCTTGGTTCAGAGTAGGAGCATATAAAGATTATAAAGATAATAACAATACTTGGAAGGGAAACACAAGCACCCCAGATATTAGAGAGATATACAACACTAGTAGATGTATTGCTTGCTTTTTTAAAAGCATAAAGATTAAAGACTTATTCTGAGAGTTGGACACAGTAATTATTCATCGATCAAAATTCAGGATCAAACGTGATAAACAAACAATAACAAGAATTTGGAGTCTTGGCAAATCGGCGATATCTTCGTTCTACAAAACTTCTACAGACACGATGCTAGAATGAGCAAACAAATGGGGAGAGGGCAACTCAAGATTCTAGACAAGATAACAGCCAAAGATCCTAGCTGTAAAGCGAAAGGTAAACCTCTAAATATTTAGGTTATAAATCAATTACCTTATGTTGCATTAGCATACTAATATCATAGGCATGCATGTTTGACATAATGTGTAGTATGCTTAGCTTACCACGTACGAATACGAGTAGAGAAGAATGTGATATGTATTAAAACTGCATTCTACGCAAGTATTCATTTCAGTTAGTATGCTGCTACCCACTACGATAGAAAAAAATATGAACCGTTCAATGCAAATTTTGAATGGCAGGAGATCATTGTTTGAGCCATATGATAAAAGCACTTACAAGGGCCCAATAAGCAAGAACATAAATCACTAAATATCGTTGGATCATCAGGTTTAACTAAAAATTAATCAGTACATCACATCATGTGTTGTGCAAATAATGTAATAACAGATAGGAGTCAAAACTACATACAGGTGTCCCCAGAATGATGCAAGGCACTGAAGCCAGTCTGACAGATTAAGACCGTCATCTTTTACTCTCTCACGACCACCTTGGGCCAACCGTTCTATTACAATATATTGCAAGATATCATACTCCAGCTGTAAAAGAAGCATACTTAGAAAACACTGTAAATTCAACTTATAAAAATAATTCAAAGACACAAGCAAAACAATTACAACCAGCTCTAAAAAGGGTATGGGCATCTGTATAAAACATGCATCATATACACAGCTAATACCTGAGTCAAGTATTTAAAAGCATCCACAACTGGATTTATCATGTCCCTGTATGCTTCGACCTGAAAATTGTGAATGTACTGTAGGGGTAAATAATTGAAACAGGTCAAAGGATTGCAATTATAAAGGTGAATTTCCAGAATCAACGAATTATCATAATTAACCCAATATAAACAATATATTCAGAAATCATTGCCCAGACCCCCTCTGTTGTTTCATCAAGTGCTGTGTAGCCCTAAGGAGCATCCTCCTTCCACATGTACACATTCCATTATATTACTAATATATAGAGCAGTAGGACTTTGGAGGCTCTGCTACCTTTTGGTCCCCCAATTTTTTTTGTCAGCACCATTATGATTAATTAACAAATTTAACAGTAATGAGAATATGAGATTAGCATTCCCCTTAACATTGATTAGTTCCAATTTGACTACTCTCAACCTCTATGTCTGTTAACCACAACTGGATCCTTGAAGGGATAACATCAGAGGATGTAGAAACAGCAGACCAACATTCAAGGGTCTGCTGCCAGTTTAGTTGATAAGGACACCATGGATCATACCCAATGGCAGATCTAGTGCACAAAGAGCTGATGTAGCCAGGGTAAACTAGAATAGCAAGCACTCAGTAAGTTCAGCATCTAGGAtaaaaacatactccctccgtctggaaatacttgtcatggagatagatgtatctagatgtatttagttctagatacatccaattttattcatttttgcgacaagtaattccggacagagggagtataacgGATTTGGACACTGCCAGGTTGGTACAAAGACATTCCACTGGATCCAGAGAAGATAAAAGAGCCAAATACAGCCAACATAAGAGAATTAAAACAGATGTAACAATGATTGGTAATCTCCAACATAAGAGAATTAAAACAGAACAAAGGGAAATAAGCTATTCGCAAAAAGAGCTTGCCAAAAAATTTAATTGCAGAAGGCCACAAATACCACAGCTGCTAGTCCAAATGGAAGCAGGGCTGCATGTTTCAGACAGGACTGCAGTATCTAGTATTGCTTTGAATAAATTGTATGCGCATAGTTGGTTCAAAATACCTGTTGGACAATTGTCCGAAGTACGGTCATTGGATTTGCATGAGCAAGTTTAGCCACCATGCGGCCAAGCTGCTTCAGATTTTCCTTGGCCAGCCGTTTTAGGAGCCTTCTGGTATCCAGCTAATTGAAAAATTAAGCATGCTGGTGATCTAAAGCTCAAGCTAAAATGATAGGTGAA
Coding sequences within:
- the LOC123445203 gene encoding THO complex subunit 2-like isoform X2: MSPPLQAPDFKYVTEECLREWKGQSAAAFRLPDPVPMPRFLYELCWATVLGDLPPHKCRAALDSVVFVEEAWQEDSDSVLADIVAHLGQDITISGEHRNCLVKMTKSFVESSLIAPRLLQERCEEEFLWEVEQSKSKGQDLKAKEVRVNTRLLYQQTKFNLLREESEGYAKLVTLLCQVGSDLACQNTSSATISIIKSLIGHFDLDPNRVFDIVLECFELYPDNSIFYQLIPLFPKSHAAKILGFKFQYYQQLDVNIPVPSGIFRIAALLVKSGLIDLDNLYAHLLPNDDEAFEHFGSFVSRKIDEATKIGKINLAATGKDLMDDEKQEIMIDLYTALEMENDIVEERAPEIEKNQKLGLLLGFLSVHDWDHAQLLFERLAQLNPVEHIEICDGLFRIIEKTISSAYSAYCQTHHKISRNTDTHMIDASSVSLPSYLVHPPKVFFQMLAVCGPYLHRDTQLFQKVCRVLKAYHASSKESARTAGVMSPESHIEEALGSCLLPSLQLIPANPAVDMEIWGVLSLLPYEVRYRLYGEWEKDAEQNPVVLAARQTAKLDTRRLLKRLAKENLKQLGRMVAKLAHANPMTVLRTIVQQVEAYRDMINPVVDAFKYLTQLEYDILQYIVIERLAQGGRERVKDDGLNLSDWLQCLASFWGHLCKKHFSMELKCLFQYIVNQLKKGLGTELVVLEELIQQMANVQYTENMTDEQVDGMAGSETLRLQSSLFGSTRNYKVLNKSTNKLRDSLLPKDEPKLAIPLLLLIAQHRSKIIINADATYIKMVSEQFDRCHGILLQYAEFLSSAVTPSTYVQLVPPLEDLVYKYHIEPDVAFLIYRPVMRLFKSASSGEACWPLDGNEEGESVSCDDMILHGDSSQKLIMWSDLLNTIRTILPTKAWNGLSPELYATFWGLTLYDLHFPKDRYDAEIKKLHDNLKQLEDNSDNSSIAISRRKKDKERVQDLVDKLNNESDKHQQHVASVLQRLAREKDKWLSSSPDALKINMEFLQHCIYPRCVFSMQDAVYCATFVQTIHSLGTPFFNTVNHIDVFICKTLQPMICCCTEYEAGRLGRFLNETLKMAYYWKSEEAIYERECGNKPGFALYFRFPNSQRVPYAQFVKVHYKWSTRITKVLNQCMESKEYMEIRNALIVLTKITSIFPVIRKSGINIEKRVAKLKADAREDLKVLATGVAAALAARKSSWLSEEEFGMGHLDPKPVPGKPIPGNQSADPLTAKDRSIRAKSTEGRHERSENAMRPDAQHKKNASTANGSDSQMPSSSARKVSGPARGADEPLKLLSDEGVKVLKPDAESETRAPQKRDAHNAAKVSKHDLMKEDAKPGKPASRVLNQEASTIPAGREVLSQPADGGLDTNPTSLLVGTNGNVHPAPQKQKRSVPVEQQERTGKRRKGEIEGRNDDLTEHHTDKEKKMDLQSVDKFHSVDHERGNNEEQNLIRTDKLKERVNEKYDRDHREKTDRTDRRRGEDVVERPTDRLLERREHSIERMQYRGTDRVPEKGREDRTKERSKVKHAEPSIDQAHTSDERFRGQSLPPPPPLPTSFVPQSVAANRRDEDSDQRGGSTRHTQRLSPRHDEKERWHVEENASLPRNDGKHRREEDLRDRKREDRDVSSSKVDDMDRDKGNTVKEDSDPNSASKRRKNKKDQSALEAGEYAPSAPQPPSLGAGNSQFEIRERERKGAISQHRPSHADDLPRMHAKDSTSKTSRREADQTHDREREEEKRPRTEARRKHRK
- the LOC123445203 gene encoding THO complex subunit 2-like isoform X1; this encodes MSPPLQAPDFKYVTEECLREWKGQSAAAFRLPDPVPMPRFLYELCWATVLGDLPPHKCRAALDSVVFVEEAWQEDSDSVLADIVAHLGQDITISGEHRNCLVKMTKSFVESSLIAPRLLQERCEEEFLWEVEQSKSKGQDLKAKEVRVNTRLLYQQTKFNLLREESEGYAKLVTLLCQVGSDLACQNTSSATISIIKSLIGHFDLDPNRVFDIVLECFELYPDNSIFYQLIPLFPKSHAAKILGFKFQYYQQLDVNIPVPSGIFRIAALLVKSGLIDLDNLYAHLLPNDDEAFEHFGSFVSRKIDEATKIGKINLAATGKDLMDDEKQEIMIDLYTALEMENDIVEERAPEIEKNQKLGLLLGFLSVHDWDHAQLLFERLAQLNPVEHIEICDGLFRIIEKTISSAYSAYCQTHHKISRNTDTHMIDASSVSLPSYLVHPPKVFFQMLAVCGPYLHRDTQLFQKVCRVLKAYHASSKESARTAGVMSPESHIEEALGSCLLPSLQLIPANPAVDMEIWGVLSLLPYEVRYRLYGEWEKDAEQNPVVLAARQTAKLDTRRLLKRLAKENLKQLGRMVAKLAHANPMTVLRTIVQQVEAYRDMINPVVDAFKYLTQLEYDILQYIVIERLAQGGRERVKDDGLNLSDWLQCLASFWGHLCKKHFSMELKCLFQYIVNQLKKGLGTELVVLEELIQQMANVQYTENMTDEQVDGMAGSETLRLQSSLFGSTRNYKVLNKSTNKLRDSLLPKDEPKLAIPLLLLIAQHRSKIIINADATYIKMVSEQFDRCHGILLQYAEFLSSAVTPSTYVQLVPPLEDLVYKYHIEPDVAFLIYRPVMRLFKSASSGEACWPLDGNEEGESVSCDDMILHGDSSQKLIMWSDLLNTIRTILPTKAWNGLSPELYATFWGLTLYDLHFPKDRYDAEIKKLHDNLKQLEDNSDNSSIAISRRKKDKERVQDLVDKLNNESDKHQQHVASVLQRLAREKDKWLSSSPDALKINMEFLQHCIYPRCVFSMQDAVYCATFVQTIHSLGTPFFNTVNHIDVFICKTLQPMICCCTEYEAGRLGRFLNETLKMAYYWKSEEAIYERECGNKPGFALYFRFPNSQRVPYAQFVKVHYKWSTRITKVLNQCMESKEYMEIRNALIVLTKITSIFPVIRKSGINIEKRVAKLKADAREDLKVLATGVAAALAARKSSWLSEEEFGMGHLDPKPVPGKPIPGNQSADPLTAKDRSIRAKSTEGRHERSENAMRPDAQHKKNASTANGSDSQMPSSSARKVSGPARGADEPLKLLSDEGVKVLKPDAESETRAPQKRDAHNAAKVSKHDLMKEDAKPGKPASRVLNQEASTIPAGREVLSQPADGGLDTNPTSLLVGTNGNVHPAPQKVPASSQRSTVLAAHSDATANSIGEGESTDLVDSTVKQQKRSVPVEQQERTGKRRKGEIEGRNDDLTEHHTDKEKKMDLQSVDKFHSVDHERGNNEEQNLIRTDKLKERVNEKYDRDHREKTDRTDRRRGEDVVERPTDRLLERREHSIERMQYRGTDRVPEKGREDRTKERSKVKHAEPSIDQAHTSDERFRGQSLPPPPPLPTSFVPQSVAANRRDEDSDQRGGSTRHTQRLSPRHDEKERWHVEENASLPRNDGKHRREEDLRDRKREDRDVSSSKVDDMDRDKGNTVKEDSDPNSASKRRKNKKDQSALEAGEYAPSAPQPPSLGAGNSQFEIRERERKGAISQHRPSHADDLPRMHAKDSTSKTSRREADQTHDREREEEKRPRTEARRKHRK